The following coding sequences lie in one Xanthomonas hortorum pv. pelargonii genomic window:
- a CDS encoding LemA family protein produces MPVLIRALVLLMLTVSLSGCGYNAIQQKEEGVKAGWSEVLNQYQRRADLIPNLVRTVQGYAQQERQVLTEVTNARSRVGQIQVNADDAASLKNFQQAQGELGSALSRLLVVSENYPQLKSDQSFRDLQVQLEGTENRITVARGRYIQTVQEYNTYIRSFPQVITAKIFGYQPKPNFTVENEAQISRAPQVDFGNQQAPQQQPVQQPQPAQ; encoded by the coding sequence ATGCCTGTCCTGATTCGCGCCCTGGTGTTGCTGATGCTGACCGTCTCGCTGTCCGGTTGCGGTTACAACGCGATCCAGCAGAAAGAAGAAGGCGTCAAGGCAGGTTGGTCGGAAGTGCTGAATCAATATCAGCGCCGCGCCGATCTGATTCCCAATCTGGTGCGCACGGTGCAGGGCTATGCCCAGCAGGAGCGCCAGGTGCTGACCGAAGTGACCAATGCGCGCTCGCGTGTCGGGCAGATTCAGGTCAACGCCGACGACGCAGCGTCGCTGAAGAATTTCCAGCAAGCGCAGGGCGAACTCGGTAGCGCGCTGTCGCGTTTGCTGGTGGTCAGCGAAAACTATCCGCAGCTGAAATCCGACCAGTCGTTCCGCGATCTGCAGGTACAGCTGGAAGGTACCGAAAACCGCATCACCGTGGCGCGCGGTCGTTATATCCAGACGGTGCAGGAGTACAACACCTACATCCGTTCGTTCCCGCAGGTGATCACCGCCAAGATCTTCGGGTATCAGCCCAAGCCGAATTTCACTGTGGAAAACGAAGCGCAGATCTCGCGTGCGCCGCAGGTGGACTTCGGTAACCAACAGGCGCCGCAGCAGCAGCCCGTGCAGCAACCGCAGCCTGCGCAGTAA
- a CDS encoding diacylglycerol kinase, which yields MADQLGHVPRGPRRMLKAAIWSWQGLRAAWLHESSFRLEVCLAVVLAPLGLWLGQSGLERIALIAPLLIVLAAELLNSAIEAVIERYGPEHHVLAGRAKDMGSAAVFLLLINVLLCWGLILLPRVF from the coding sequence GTGGCCGATCAACTGGGACACGTGCCGCGCGGCCCGCGCCGCATGCTCAAGGCGGCGATCTGGTCGTGGCAGGGATTGCGCGCGGCATGGCTGCATGAATCCTCGTTTCGGCTCGAGGTCTGCCTGGCCGTGGTGCTGGCCCCGCTGGGGCTGTGGCTCGGTCAGTCCGGTCTGGAGCGCATCGCGCTGATTGCGCCCTTGCTGATCGTGCTGGCGGCCGAATTGTTGAATTCCGCGATCGAGGCGGTGATCGAGCGCTACGGCCCGGAACACCATGTGCTGGCCGGCCGCGCAAAGGATATGGGCTCGGCGGCGGTGTTCTTGCTGCTGATCAATGTGCTGCTGTGCTGGGGGCTGATTCTGTTGCCGCGGGTGTTCTGA